ATTTTCAAAAACGTAGAATCGCTTTTCAAGTAAAAATGTACCCCCGCAAAAACAACTAATGCTGATATTGCAAGACCTATTAAAGAACCTAAGCTTGCTAGTGCAACTATTCCTGCGATTATACCGAGTGCCAATAAGCCAAATTTTTTCATATGATTGTTCCTCCCTTCGTTTGTATACATAGCTTATCAATTCCACCAACTTATCCAAACGGGCTAGAACATGATTTTCATATCGGTCTTGAGGCTTAGGGGAGAGTAGTCCTATAAAATCTGCTATACTAAATGAAAAATACAAATACTGGAGAACTGAAATGAAAAGAATCGGTGCTGCTACATTAGTAATCATCTTATATTCGGCAATTGTTTTTTACTTTGGGTGGACAGTAGTCACCTGGTTGGAAGCTTTCTTTCCTATAAACCACTGGCTATTTGGAATTGTCTGGGCACTTATCGCATATGGATTTATCATTGGAAGAATCAATCATAGTCTGCGGTTATTTAGTATTGCGGGATCATATTGGATGATCATTATGGAATACGGGGTTATTCTTTTTCCCATTGCCACATTAATAACGTGGATTTTCCCTGGTCAATTAAGAACGGTAGGTTGGATTGTTTTCCTTTTATTTGCATGGATTTTGATAAAAGGTACGTATAATGCATATACGCCAGTAGTTCGGGAACTTTCTATTAGCATGCCTAAACAGAACTCAGACCTTACAGAATTAAAAGTAGTAGTTGCGTCTGATTTCCACTTGGGTTTATTATCCAATAAAACGCATTTAAAAAGATTTGTGAAAAAAGCAAACGAAGAAAAACCAGATTTAGTCTTACTCGTTGGGGATTTAGTGGATGACGATCCAATTTGGTTCGTGAAAAATGGCATGTCCGAAGTGATGAAGCAACTATCGTCCACGTATGGTGTATATGGGGTACTCGGAAATCATGAATACTACGGCAAAAAAATTCCGCTTTTAGTAGAAGAGATGGAATCATCCAATGTCCACATGTTATTAGACGAAACTATTTTGTTGGCAGATTCGTTTTATTTAACTGGCAGGGAAGACTTGACGAATAAAGAAAGAAAGCAGCTTTCCAATTTAGTACCAGAAAAACGTAACCTTCCTTGGTTTGTTATGGATCATACGCCTTCGAATCTAATGATTCCTGAAAAAGAAGGAGTAGATTTTCACGTGTCTGGTCATACGCATCGAGGACAAATGTGGCCAAATCATTTATTTACAAGGAAATTATTCGAACTAGATTATGGGTACAAACAAAAAGGAAACTTGCATGCAATTGTGTCTTCTGGATTTGGTTTCTGGGGTCCTCCAATTCGTTTGGGTAGTCAATCGGAACTATGGTCGGTTCATATAAAATTTGAGGACGTGAAACTATAATGGAAGCATGGATTACGGACTGGCTCAGTCAGTTTGGTTATCTAGGCGTATTTTTGTTAATATTAATCGAAAATATTTTTCCGCCAATTCCTTCTGAAGTCATTTTAACGCTCGGTGGATTTATGACGACAACAACAACGATGACTAGGTTAGGAATTGTTATTGCGTCAACTGCTGGTTCGGTCGGAGGAGCCGCTATTTTATATGGGATTGGTTCATTATTAGATGTAAATCGTTTGGAGAAAATTGTGCAGAAGTACGGTAAGTTGTTGCGACTAACGACTAAAGATATTCAAAAAGCCAATGTATGGTTTGAGAAATATGGTGTATGGGCCGTGTTTTTCGGAAGACTAGTTCCACTTGTTAGAAGCCTTATTTCGATTCCTGCGGGGATGTCCAAGATGGGTTTTGGTTTATTTCTTTTATTCACGACATTAGGGACGCTGATCTGGAATACGGTGTTAGTTTCGGTAGGAGCAGCGGTCGGTGAAAATTGGGATGAAATTGTAGCATATATGGATATATACTCCAATGCAGTGTATATTATTTTAGCGATTATTGGTATTATATTTTTAGTTTGGTATTTCAAAAAACGTGACTAAGGAGATCTTATGGAATTTTTAGAGTTAATAAAGGCATTAATATTAGGTTTTGTAGAAGGTATGACAGAATTTGCTCCTGTTTCGTCCACAGGTCATATGATTATTGTGGATGATATGTGGCTAAAGACGGAGACCTTTTTAGGAATGTATTCAGCAAATACGTTTAAAATTGTCGTACAGTTAGGATCTATTTTGGCAGTAGTTGTTGTGATGTGGAAACGATTATTTAGTTTAGTAGGACTATATAAAATCGATAGCGAGCAATCAAGCAAGCATTTTAATCTACTGCATGTAATTATAGGAATGCTTCCAGCTGTTATATTAGGATTTGCTCTAAAAGATTTTATTGATGATAATTTATTTGGCGTGAAAACGGTAATATTTAGCCTTGTGGCTGGATCTATCTTAATGATTATTGCAGATAAATTCGGACCGAAAAAACCTTCCATCGTTAGTTTAGATCAAATTTCGTATGGGCAAGCATTTAAAGTGGGCTTGGTACAATGTCTATCTTTATGGCCAGGGTTCTCTCGCTCGGGAGCTACCATTTCTGGTGGTGTACTATTCGGGATGAGTCATAAAACAGCTGCAGATTTTACGTTCATCATGGCAGTTCCAATTATGGCTGGGGCAAGCTTAGTATCTGTGTTGAAAAACTGGGAACAAATTAATATGGATGACATTGGGTTTTATGTAGTAGGATTTATTAGTGCGTTTGTATTCGCACTTATCTCCATCAAGTTTTTCTTGAAATTGGTATCGCGAATCAAATTAGTACCATTTGCGATCTATCGTATCGTGTTGGCGGTAGTGCTTGCGATCATCATATATATGTAAAAATGAATGGCAGACATTTCAAAATGTCTGTCTTTTGTATGTGGACTTTGTTCCTATGTACAAGCCTAAACACAATATGTTAGATTGTATAAGTAAATAAAACACAATATATAGTATGTGAACGATGATTTGGTACCTTTATGGTTTAAAAGGGAATTCGGTAAAAAAACCGAAGCTGTCCCCGCAACTGTGAGTGTGGACGACTGTTGAAATAGCCACTTCGAGCAATCGAGGGAAGGTCGACAGAAGGATGAAACACGAGCCAGTAGACCTGCCTCTTCATCGGTGAAGCAACACTTTCTTCGGGGGTTGAGAGGTGGGGGCGAGGGACTCTCTTTCAACCAATTGATATGTCTTGTAGTTTCCTACTTTTTAAATTTGAGCGATAACTCAGCCGAAGAGGCTTGGGGTATCGCTTTTTTGTTTTGTATCAAAAAAAGTATATGAGCACCACATGACCTGTCTTTAGTCCCGCATAAATGAGAGCCTGACCACGACATACACACCAGCCAACCAAATAAACAAGGAGGAGTTTATATGACAATCATCTCAAATACTACAAAGCAAGTAGTATTACATAATTTAACTAAGGAATTCGGGGAAGATAACATAGCACCACTTATCAAATCACATGAAAGATGGGTGAGAAAGTTCCCAGAAGGATCTACATCAGCTTGGTCCAAATCGATGTCACTAGAAGCATTAAGCTTTCTAGATGAACAAGAAACGTATTGGACATTTGTCGCAGCGCGCATTCATCTAGCGGATGTATATGAGAAAGTGGCTCTAAATAGAAAAACAACAGCTGACACAGTTTACAGTAAGTTTGCGAGCAATGTACAAGCATTAATTGCAAAAGGGCTTTACGACAAGCGTATTGCAGAAGCATATTCAATTGAGGAACTTCAACAATTAGCGGAAATAATCGTGCCCGAGCGAGATTTTTTGTTCACGTATATCGGTTTAAAAACATTGCTCGATCGCTATGTAGCAAAAGACTTTGATAAATCGATTGTAGAACTTCCTCAAGAGCGCTGGCTAGTCATTGCAATGACACTTATGAAAGACGAGAAAGAAAATCGTCTTGCGAAAATTAAGGAATCATACTGGGCAATGAGTAATTTATATATGACCGTGGCAACACCAACTCTTTCAAACGCAGGGAAACCTCATGGACAGTTATCTAGCTGTTTCATAGACACGGTAGATGACAGTCTTCAAGGGATTTACGATAGTAATACAGACATAGCGACACTGTCAAAATTCGGTGGTGGTATCGGTGTGTATATGGGGAAAGTGCGCAGTCGTGGATCTTCTATTCGCGGATTCGTTGGTGCATCAAGTGGCGTACTTCCTTGGATTAAACAATTAAATAACACAGCAGTAAGTGTGGATCAACTTGGGCAGCGTCAAGGAGCAATCGCTGTTTATCTAGATGTTTGGCATAAAGATATTTTCACGTTTCTAGATTTACGTTTGAATAATGGGGATGAACGTCTTCGTGCGCATGATATTTTTACAGGTGTATGCTTGCCAGATTTATTTATGGAAAAAGTGGACGCTCGGGAAGAATGGCATTTATTTGATCCACATGAGGTTCGCCAATTAAATGGCTATTCTTTAGAAGATTATTACGATGAAAAACGTGGAGAAGGTTCCTTCCGAGAAAAATACGAAGAATGTGCAAATGATAGCCGGTTATCTCGTGAAACTGTTCCGGCAATTGACTTGATGAAACGAATTATGCGTTCTCAACTGGAAACAGGTGTGCCGTATATGTTTTATCGCGACGAAGTAAATCGTAGTAATCCAAACAAGCATGCGGGTATGGTGTACAGCAGTAATCTGTGTACCGAAATATTTCAAAACCAAAGTGCCACGTCGTTTAAATCGATTGAATTAGAAGACGATGTCATTGTGACTCGTCGAAAAGCAGGGGATTTTGTTGTTTGTAACTTATCTTCTATTAATCTTGGACGAGCGGTTCCAGCAGATGTGTTGGAGCGTTTAATCAAAATCCAAGTGCGCATGCTCGATAATGTGATTGATTTGAATATGATTCCGGTTCCACAAGCAGAACGCACAAACGCTAGATACCGTGGAATTGGCCTAGGCACATTTGGTTGGCATCATTTGCTTGCTCTAAATAGTATTCGCTGGGAATCGAACGAAGCTGTGGAGTTCGCAGATAAGTTATATGAAAGAGTGGCCTACTTAACAATCCAAGCTTCTGTAGAACTTGCAAAAGAAAAAGGGGCATATCCCTTATTTGAAGACTCGGATTGGCAAACAGGCGCATATTTTGAAAAACGCCAATACGAAAGTGAAGAATGGAATGAACTGCGTGATCAAGTTGCCGAAAATGGAATTCGTAACGGCTACTTAATGGCGGTTGCGCCTAACTCATCAACATCTATTCTAGCTGGAAGCACTGCGAGTATCGATCCAATATTTCAAAAGTCATACTCGGAAGAAAAGAAAGATTACAAAATACCAGTAACAGTGCCAGATCTTAATTCGGAAACGACTTGGTTTTACAAATCAGCATACTTCATTGATCAACACTGGACATTAAAGCAAAATGCTGCACGTCAGCGTCATATCGATCAAGGTGTTTCATTAAACTTATACGTACAAAATACAATCAAAGCTAAGGAATTACTAGATATACACTTGGATGCTTGGAACAGTGGTCTAAAAACGACCTATTACGTACGTTCTACTTCGGTTGAATTAGTCGATTGTGATTCTTGTTCAAGTTAAGGAGGAAATTTATATGCAGTTAGAAAAAAGAAAACTAATGGATAAAGAAGCTCCGAACCGTTCGACGGGAATTGTGAACGGCCAAAGTTCGAATATATTAAACTGGGACGACGTGCAATTTAGTTGGGCCTATCCAAAGTATAAAAAAATGCTTGGAAACTTTTGGACACCATTTGAGATAAATATGAGTAATGACATTAAGCAGTTTTCGCAGTTAAATGAAGCGGAGCGGGATGCGTTTTTGAAAATAATTGGGTTGCTTGCCCTTTTAGATAGTGTGCAAACCGATTTTGCAGGGAAGGTAGCTGACTTTCTGACTGATTCTAGCTTGAACGCATTGATGATTATTTTGGCACAGCAAGAAGTTATCCATAACCATTCCTATTCGTATGTGCTTTCTAGCTTAGTATCGAAAGATGAGCAAAACCGTGTGTTTGATTTTTGGCGCACGGAGCCTGTTTTGCAAAAACGAAATGACTTTGTGTTGAAAGGTTATGAAGAATTCGCGGAGCAGCCAAATGTTGATAGCATGCTGCGCTCGATTGTGTATGATGTCATTTTAGAAGGACTATTTTTCTATTCTGGATTTGCTTTTTTCTATCACCTTGCAAGACATCAAAAAATGGTTGGAACAAGTACAATGATTAACTATATAAATCGGGATGAGCAGTTGCATGTCGATTTATTTGTTAAAATTTACAGAGAATTATTAACGGAGTATCCGGAGTTTGATACACCAGAACGTGCAGTTGAGGTAGAAGAAATTTTCCGCGAAGCAGCGCAACTAGAAGTAGACTGGGCGCGTGAAATTATTGGGGAGAAAATAGACGGTCTCGATGTAGAAGATGTCGAAGCATACATCTACTTTTACGCCAATGTGCGATGCTCTCAACTGGGTTACGACCGACCGTTCCCTGAGTATCGCAAAAATCCGTTGAAATGGATCAAAGCCTACGAAGAAGTAGATTTAGGGAAAACTGACTTTTTCGAACAAAAGTCCCGTCAATACGTCAAAGTAAATGTACAAGATAACGGATTTGATGATTTATAATTTTTTGGTGGGAATAAAGGTTATGAAATAAACCACATGAAGAAGAGCCCCTTTTAGCATCAAAAAGGGGCTCTCACATAACAAAAGTTTCTCATCCTTTCATTTAAATGAAAGGATGCTTTTTTATAATTAAATCCATTCTAATATTTCAATACGGTTGCCAAACGGATCATGGACATAAATTCTATTTGCTCCCGGTAAATCTGTATCTACTACGAAGCTAACTGCATTTTCTGTTAATTGCATTTTCAGTGCATCTAGATTTTCTACTTCAAATGCAGGATGTGCTTTTTTAGCAGGGGAAAATGGTTCTTCAATTCCGATATGAATTTGATAATTATTGAATTGAAACCATACGCCCCCTTTTTTTCTTAACGTCTCTGGCTTTTCTACTTCTTGAAAACCTAATAGCTCACCAAAAAACTTTCTCGCTACTGTCTCTGAACCTTTAGGAGCTGCTAGTTGAATATGGTCAATCGATTTGAACATAAATGACATAGTGAATCCCCCTTTATGCTTACTAGATTAAGCATATCGTAAATAAACCTTTTTGGAAATTTAATTGTAATTATCAATTGACATTAGAAATGCTTATGAACAATTACAATCGGTCGAATAAACAAGATAGTCGGTTGAATAGTTAGCATAATCGGTCGTATATCCCAGATATCGGTCGAATACTAAGTATAATCGGTCGTATCTCCCAAACAATCGGTCGAAAAAAGGCTTCCACCAACGCAAGGCGGAAACCTCTCACATTTTCAACATTATTTTGTTTACCGTATTCTGGTTTCGCGCAGTAGATGGCATTCCAAGCTTCTTCTCGAAAAAATTATTCGTAAACTTGGTCTTGTGATAATTCGCCGATAGATTAATAATGATATTTTTACGATTACACACTGCAAATTCATCTTCGACTAATTCGCCAAGCAATGCTTGCTGTTCATCCGAGGTTTCATTTGCCAAAAACATAATATACACTTGTTCTTTGGCGAAGATTGAATGCTGCTGAATCTCTTCCAGCTCTTCTTTCGACCGTACGATGACTGGTATGTTGAAACCATACTTTTCACGAAGCGCGGTCTCAATCGCGGACACATCATAAGCTGCATTATCAAAAATAACATTCCCGGTCTGAATGTAAGTCCGCACATTTTCATAGCCCATTTCTTCGAATAGCCCCTTCAAAGATTTCATATCTACTTTATTTCTAGCGCCAAGATTAATTCCACGAAGTAAAGCAACAAACGACATCCTCATCACTCCTAAGCTAATAGATCTAGTTCTATATTAACCAAGTCACAGTTGATTCGTACAGCTTAAAACTAATGTGAATAAAAATAAAACCACCAAAACTAGGTCCACTTTTCCAATCGGGATCACCTGAAAATAAATACTTCTTCGTTCTCATTCAAAGTTTAGGTGCAAAAGCTGTATTTGCACCAATACGCTACAAGAGCTTCTAAATGCTTATGATCTTCAGAACGGGCATGTGTAAATGCCTCTTCATAAATGCAAACACATCTTGAATATCTCGGTGAATACCAGTTGCAAAATTAAGTACTTTCACTCATGCTTAAGCTATTAGAATATTTGGAGGTTTCAATTTTGGGGAAAATATTAATTACACGCAAGTTGCCAGATGAAGTGGTGAACCCATTAAAAGAAAAGTTTGAAGTAAAGATGTGGCATAGGGATGATGTGCAGATGAGTTATGAGGAGTTAAAGACAGAAGCAAAAGATGTTCGTGCAATTTGGACAATGCTTTCTGATAAGATAGATCGTGCACTTATTGAAAGTTTGCCAGATTTAAAAGTAATTAGTAATTTAGGGGTTGGGTACAATAATATCGATGTGGATGCAGCGAAAGAACATGGAATTATTGTAACAAATACGCCAGGAGTCTTAACGGAAACTACTGCGGATTTAGCTTTTTCCTTATTACTAGCTACTGCTCGTCGTGTGATGGAGGCAGAACATGATCTTCGTGCAGGCAAGTGGAAGTCACGGTCACCAATGCAATATACCGGAATGGATGTATTTGGTACAACCCTTGGAATCATTGGAATGGGACGCATTGGTGAAGCGGTAGCAAGAAGGGCAAAAGGCTTTAATATGAACGTTCTTTACCATAATCGAACACGAAAAATGGAAGCTGAAAAGGATTTCGGATTCACTTACGCAGAACTCGATTCACTACTGAAAGAATCTGATTTTGTTGTACTGTTAACTCCACTAACTTCAGAAACGAGAGGGCTAATCGGTGAACGTGAGCTGAACCTAATGAAAGAAACTGCAGCGATTATTAACGTAGCTCGCGGTGGAATCATTGATGAACAAGCCCTATACGAAGCATTAATGACAAATAAAATCTGGGCTGCAGGACTGGATGTATTCGAAGTTGAACCAGTACCATTTGATCATCCTTTGCTAACATTACCGAATGTTACAGTCTTACCACACATAGGTAGCGCTAGTATTCGAACGAGACTTGCAATGATGCAGTTGAATGTTGAAGCGATTGAAGCCGTTTTAGAAAATAAAGAACCAAAAAATCGTGTAGTTTAACCTAAAAAAGAAGCCCTAATTGTCGAGTGTAAGCCGACTTAGTGCTTCTTTTTTAGGTTTATTTCCTAGGAAATCGACAAGAAAGAGAAATTTTCTTCCTTTTATATAGAGATATGTAAATATGTGAATTTGGTATGCATTGGTGAAAATAAACTCTTCATCCAAATTTAAAGAATAGAAAAGGAGTTTATTTCTTAATTATCTACCACAAATGGATCATTTACTTAAAAGTTCCAAAAGTGTGATGGACAAACGCTTGTTACATAAATGATGAAAAGAAGAAACTCTCAAAGGACGCTCACGGTTTTCGTATTATCCTTTATTTTGCGATTAGTAATATATTGTCAGCAGTTGCCCATTTGTTTGTAGGTACTACCTTGTATTTTGCACCGGACTTTAATTTAGTGTCTTTAATATCGAAAATACCAACTGCACCATTACGAGAAGAGAAACGATATTGTGCTTGAATCATACTTCCGTCTTCACTTTGTAATTTTACGCTTCGGCCAGCAAATAACTCCATACCGGGATCTTTTTCTAAAGTTAATTGGAATGATTTGTTGTCTATTGCTTCTGCTGTCTTGATTGTAAGTGGTGCAATCTCTTTCGTGTTAAAGGATGGATTTTTAATCAATGCCCAGTCAGACGACACAGTATACTTTGTGCCGGGTGTTAAAGTTTGTCCGTCTGGTAAACGAAACTTTGGTGCTTGTCTACCATCTGCTGCTTGTGTAAACGGGACATAATTCGCGATTATTTTTTCTCCATTACTTGATTTAATAGTTAATGTCCGATCTCTTAAAGAAGAGATTACTTGATATTTTTTCCCATTTTCATCTATATTTTCGTCATTTACTTGAAAAGCGAGGTTACCTCTATCAGGACGATATGCTTCAATAATGTTTGCATAATCAGTTACACCATCTTCTTTAAAAGATTCAATTTCAAATGTATCGCTTGTAACCTGTTTTGTTTGACGTATATTGATTTTCTCATCACTTGCTTCAAAGGTTTGGTCCTTTCCTCCTTTATAGTTAACTGTATAAGCTGTTACAGGCTTTTGTATGGTTACAGGCACAATATAGGTGCTTTTTGCTCCAGTCTTTAACCTAGGAACATTGACAATGCTCATCTCATTATCAAATTTAAAATTTTGCTTAATTTTATCTATGTTAGCAGGATTAACTTCCTCGTCCAGTAATGGCTCGGCGAACGTTACTTGTAATGTCATTGCATTTAAAGGCTGTAACCCCGTAATTTGGGTATCCTTTTGAGGTTTTTTTTGGATTTGTTCTTCCTTTTGTTTACTTTGTTTTTGGGGAGTATTACATCCTGTTAATACTAGTGTTAATCCAAGTGCTATAGGGATGAATGTTCTGATTGCCTTGTTCATTTTGTCAGCTCCAAGTCCTTATTTTTTATGATGTATAAAATCATCTTAGCCATTAATTTCACTCCAATATAAGACATTAGAAATCTTATTTTATTAGATATAGCATCCCTATCACCTCAAAGTTTACACTACATTCGTTTATACAACCTTTGTTGTATTGCAAGGTTATATAAGAACTTAAATGAACCATAACAAACAAATATATTCATTAGTACTTACTCGGCCTTATGACACAGTATTTGCTTAACGTCCCCGTAAATATTCGAATAAATGTCTTTTCTTTTTTATTTCAGAAATTAACTAGTTTTTTACACTTTTTACCTTCTTTATTTGCAATGATTTTCTAAGTCTAGTAGTAATAACAGTTACGATTTAGATGTTCCGGATTTTTGGTAATTTTAATGTGAAAATTGTTATGGTTTTAGGAGGTTTAAATTTTAAAAATAAGGGTAAACAAGAAGGAGGGAAGTACGGTGCATCTAATTAGGAAATAGAGAGAAGAGGGAAATTTCATGAGGAAAGTAGTGTTGTTTTTTTCATTGTGCACGCTTTTAGTTCTAGCCGCGTGTAGTAATGGTGCAAGTAAGGATAGTATTAAGGTTATTAAGTTTGCAGATGCAGGATGGGACAGTATTCGGGTTCATAATAGTATTGCGCAGCTAATTGTAGAAAAAGGATATGGATATGATACCGAGGTTACAAGTGGTACATCAGCAGCTACGATGCAAGCACTTGAACAAGGAGATTTAAATGTCTATATGGAAGTATGGACAGACAATATTAAAGATGTTTATGAAAAAGCAATAGATAGCGGGAAAGTTATTAAAGTATCTACAAACTTCGATGATAACTCACAAGGACTATATGTTCCAACTTACGTAATTGAAGGAGACGCTAAAAGAGGCATTAAAGCAGTTGCTCCCGATTTAAAAACTGTGGAGGACTTAGCGAAGTATCCGCAGATTTTTCAAGACCCCGAAGATAAGGACAAAGGACGCATTATCGGCGCCCCGTCAAGTTGGGTTGTTAGTGAACAATTGGAGACGAAACTTGAAACATATGGACTTGACAAACAATTTAACTACCTAGCACCCGGGTCTGATTCTGCAATTGTTGCTGATCTCGCCGGTGCCTACAAAAAAGGGAAGCCGTGGGTAGGTTATTATTGGTCACCAACTTGGGTTACAGCAAGTTATGATTTAACACTTCTAAAAGATAAACCTTATGACAAAAAAGCATGGGATGAAAGTAAAGGGACGGAATTTCCACCAAACGACGTGGTAATTGCTGTGAATAAAGACTTAGTAACACAAGCAAAAGGTGTTGTAGACTTTTTAAGTAAATATCATACAAGCAGTGAGTTAACGGAAGATGCACTTAAATACATGAATGAAAAAGGTGTAGAACCAGAAGAAGCCGCACGTTGGTGGATGAAAGAACATGAAGACGTTTGGACAACTTGGGTGTCTGATGAAGTTGCACAAAAAGTGAAAGCAGCTTTGAAATAATGATTCATGTTATAAAAAATCTAACCAAGAAATGTGAGGTGTCAGAGGCTGTTTAAATCTAACAGTCCGAGACTTATGAATGAATTTCCTGATATACGTATACCAATAGGCAATGGTGTGGAAAAATTTATTGATTTTTTAGCAGCAAACTTTGATAGTTTTTTTGACTTTATATTCGTTATTTCCTCTGCAATGATTAAGGGGCTGGAAGCAGGTCTTCTTGCCATCCCTTGGTGGTTGCTTATTATCGTTATATTTTCATTGGGATGGTATTTTACTTCTTTATACGGAGGACTTCTATTTGCTCTTTTTATGTTTCTAATAGGTACTTTTAATTTGTGGCCACAAACAATGACTACTATATCGATTGTATTAATATCCGTAATTCTTTCTCTTGTCATTGGTATTCCTTTTGGCATTTGGACAGCTTTTAGTAAAACAATGTCTGCAATTATGCGTCCAATACTAGACGCCATGCAAACAATGCCAAGTTTTGTTTATTTAATACCAGTTATTTTCTTCTTTCCCCTAGGGAATGTACCCGCAGTGATAGCTACCATCATTTATGCGTTGCCCCCAGTTATTCGATTGACCGAACTTGGAATTCGTAATGTGGATCAAGAGATAGTGGAATCTGCGCAATCATTTGGATCGTCTAGATCACAAATGCTTCTTAAAGTAGAGCTGCCACAAGCATTACCGACTATAATGGCAGGAGTAAACCAGACGACAATGATGGCTCTTGCTATGGCTGTTGTTGGATCAATGGTTGGAGCACAAGGCCTAGGAGAAAGAGTGCTGTACGCCATCAATCGAATCGATATTTCATTAGGTTTTGAAGCGGGAGTTAGTATTGTTTTTTTAGCAATCATCATTGATCGCATTACAGGCGGAATCGCGAAGCGCCTTCAGAAACACGGGAGGGATGCAGCATGACCGTAAAACTAAAAATTGAACATGTATCTAAGATATTTGGACCTAGACCTAAAAAAGTGATTCCAATGGTTCAGGATGGTGTATCTAAGGAAGAGATACTTGCTAAAACTGGCCATACAGTTGGAGTTTACGATGCTTCTATGGAGATAATGGAAGGCGAAACCTTCGTCATCATGGGACTTTCTGGTAGCGGTAAATCGACATTAATTCGTTGCTTAAACTTGTTGAACCGTCCGACATCTGGTGCAATTTATGTAGATGGTGAAAATGTAGTTGGTTACAATAAAAACCAACTAAAGTACTATCGTCAGAAAAAAATTGCAATGGTATTTCAACACTTCGGCTTATTTAGTCATCGTACAGTACTAGAAAACATCGAATACGGACTAGAAGTAAGAG
The nucleotide sequence above comes from Psychrobacillus glaciei. Encoded proteins:
- a CDS encoding ribonucleoside-diphosphate reductase subunit alpha produces the protein MTIISNTTKQVVLHNLTKEFGEDNIAPLIKSHERWVRKFPEGSTSAWSKSMSLEALSFLDEQETYWTFVAARIHLADVYEKVALNRKTTADTVYSKFASNVQALIAKGLYDKRIAEAYSIEELQQLAEIIVPERDFLFTYIGLKTLLDRYVAKDFDKSIVELPQERWLVIAMTLMKDEKENRLAKIKESYWAMSNLYMTVATPTLSNAGKPHGQLSSCFIDTVDDSLQGIYDSNTDIATLSKFGGGIGVYMGKVRSRGSSIRGFVGASSGVLPWIKQLNNTAVSVDQLGQRQGAIAVYLDVWHKDIFTFLDLRLNNGDERLRAHDIFTGVCLPDLFMEKVDAREEWHLFDPHEVRQLNGYSLEDYYDEKRGEGSFREKYEECANDSRLSRETVPAIDLMKRIMRSQLETGVPYMFYRDEVNRSNPNKHAGMVYSSNLCTEIFQNQSATSFKSIELEDDVIVTRRKAGDFVVCNLSSINLGRAVPADVLERLIKIQVRMLDNVIDLNMIPVPQAERTNARYRGIGLGTFGWHHLLALNSIRWESNEAVEFADKLYERVAYLTIQASVELAKEKGAYPLFEDSDWQTGAYFEKRQYESEEWNELRDQVAENGIRNGYLMAVAPNSSTSILAGSTASIDPIFQKSYSEEKKDYKIPVTVPDLNSETTWFYKSAYFIDQHWTLKQNAARQRHIDQGVSLNLYVQNTIKAKELLDIHLDAWNSGLKTTYYVRSTSVELVDCDSCSS
- a CDS encoding VOC family protein, giving the protein MSFMFKSIDHIQLAAPKGSETVARKFFGELLGFQEVEKPETLRKKGGVWFQFNNYQIHIGIEEPFSPAKKAHPAFEVENLDALKMQLTENAVSFVVDTDLPGANRIYVHDPFGNRIEILEWI
- a CDS encoding metallophosphoesterase, encoding MKRIGAATLVIILYSAIVFYFGWTVVTWLEAFFPINHWLFGIVWALIAYGFIIGRINHSLRLFSIAGSYWMIIMEYGVILFPIATLITWIFPGQLRTVGWIVFLLFAWILIKGTYNAYTPVVRELSISMPKQNSDLTELKVVVASDFHLGLLSNKTHLKRFVKKANEEKPDLVLLVGDLVDDDPIWFVKNGMSEVMKQLSSTYGVYGVLGNHEYYGKKIPLLVEEMESSNVHMLLDETILLADSFYLTGREDLTNKERKQLSNLVPEKRNLPWFVMDHTPSNLMIPEKEGVDFHVSGHTHRGQMWPNHLFTRKLFELDYGYKQKGNLHAIVSSGFGFWGPPIRLGSQSELWSVHIKFEDVKL
- a CDS encoding ribonucleotide-diphosphate reductase subunit beta, with protein sequence MQLEKRKLMDKEAPNRSTGIVNGQSSNILNWDDVQFSWAYPKYKKMLGNFWTPFEINMSNDIKQFSQLNEAERDAFLKIIGLLALLDSVQTDFAGKVADFLTDSSLNALMIILAQQEVIHNHSYSYVLSSLVSKDEQNRVFDFWRTEPVLQKRNDFVLKGYEEFAEQPNVDSMLRSIVYDVILEGLFFYSGFAFFYHLARHQKMVGTSTMINYINRDEQLHVDLFVKIYRELLTEYPEFDTPERAVEVEEIFREAAQLEVDWAREIIGEKIDGLDVEDVEAYIYFYANVRCSQLGYDRPFPEYRKNPLKWIKAYEEVDLGKTDFFEQKSRQYVKVNVQDNGFDDL
- a CDS encoding undecaprenyl-diphosphate phosphatase, whose protein sequence is MEFLELIKALILGFVEGMTEFAPVSSTGHMIIVDDMWLKTETFLGMYSANTFKIVVQLGSILAVVVVMWKRLFSLVGLYKIDSEQSSKHFNLLHVIIGMLPAVILGFALKDFIDDNLFGVKTVIFSLVAGSILMIIADKFGPKKPSIVSLDQISYGQAFKVGLVQCLSLWPGFSRSGATISGGVLFGMSHKTAADFTFIMAVPIMAGASLVSVLKNWEQINMDDIGFYVVGFISAFVFALISIKFFLKLVSRIKLVPFAIYRIVLAVVLAIIIYM
- a CDS encoding DUF1697 domain-containing protein — translated: MSFVALLRGINLGARNKVDMKSLKGLFEEMGYENVRTYIQTGNVIFDNAAYDVSAIETALREKYGFNIPVIVRSKEELEEIQQHSIFAKEQVYIMFLANETSDEQQALLGELVEDEFAVCNRKNIIINLSANYHKTKFTNNFFEKKLGMPSTARNQNTVNKIMLKM
- a CDS encoding DedA family protein — its product is MEAWITDWLSQFGYLGVFLLILIENIFPPIPSEVILTLGGFMTTTTTMTRLGIVIASTAGSVGGAAILYGIGSLLDVNRLEKIVQKYGKLLRLTTKDIQKANVWFEKYGVWAVFFGRLVPLVRSLISIPAGMSKMGFGLFLLFTTLGTLIWNTVLVSVGAAVGENWDEIVAYMDIYSNAVYIILAIIGIIFLVWYFKKRD